The Candidatus Zixiibacteriota bacterium genome contains a region encoding:
- a CDS encoding DUF2723 domain-containing protein, with amino-acid sequence MKQVTAPASVFIILLAIYLWTIAPGNFWVDSAAFATCNEILGLPHSPSFPIYTIIGKAFHLISPGGPAFDSNLYSAVASSFAGVVIYFILLSFMSRIISGSINSKLVASCGAIMIGLTLPVWQSSLRAEVYALNNLLLALIMFLYLKILSEKSNRQKVKLCFLAIFIQGLAFTNHSLLALITLPLFIGMVFHLTQKFDFGFVGKIVSTGMVIFAIALSAYIYLPIRANLDPAVNSGQPKTISATFKAITRTGQDFIPASQAAVPNYAERAGALVRFIYDQTGSLILIGLIACLFRVFRNRRWDLVLMASLFPLGFLLVIWAAEFRLFNFDIVAYTGIPLAVLIIISISGLFSLAEQIKNKSNFGKFIPAVFVILAFFQLYENLYASDLSAARGSDILAESILDRAPRKSLLIVNEDNVVLPLWNHCYAQNKRSDIAVISAGALYRPDYRGQLEINYPDLLLPEVIDQNKIISLPEYISYLCDLNFPLRPIYIQYGVPGINPEHIHPDGFLFCLSEEKQEINSDKIEEQKTILENIAGNAADLLTREFVARNAFNLGTFYDRRRLPNYALEYFEYAIRTDDENPEYFLRLGIAMLNSGRTADAVLLLEQATKIGEGCPEAEQLLNKLSGRKLSLK; translated from the coding sequence ATGAAACAAGTTACGGCTCCAGCTTCCGTTTTTATAATTTTGTTGGCAATTTATCTTTGGACGATTGCCCCAGGGAATTTCTGGGTCGATTCAGCCGCTTTTGCCACCTGCAATGAAATACTGGGATTGCCTCATTCACCGAGTTTTCCCATTTATACGATTATCGGGAAAGCCTTTCATTTAATCAGCCCTGGCGGTCCGGCTTTTGACAGCAATCTCTATTCGGCCGTCGCGTCTTCATTTGCAGGAGTGGTCATTTATTTTATCCTTTTATCATTCATGAGCAGAATTATAAGTGGTTCAATTAATTCCAAACTGGTTGCCTCTTGCGGAGCAATCATGATCGGGTTGACCTTGCCGGTTTGGCAGTCATCCCTTCGTGCCGAAGTTTACGCCCTGAATAACCTCCTTCTTGCGCTAATAATGTTTTTATATCTGAAAATTCTAAGTGAGAAATCCAATCGTCAAAAAGTGAAACTTTGTTTCCTCGCTATTTTTATTCAAGGGTTAGCATTTACCAATCATTCACTTTTGGCGTTAATCACTTTGCCTCTATTTATTGGAATGGTATTCCACCTGACTCAAAAATTCGATTTTGGGTTTGTTGGAAAAATAGTTTCTACTGGAATGGTAATATTTGCGATTGCATTGAGCGCATATATCTATTTGCCGATTCGAGCCAATCTCGATCCCGCAGTAAATTCCGGTCAACCCAAGACAATCTCCGCGACATTCAAAGCGATAACAAGAACCGGCCAGGATTTCATCCCTGCATCACAAGCAGCCGTACCCAATTATGCTGAGAGGGCTGGAGCATTAGTCCGGTTTATATACGATCAAACAGGAAGCTTGATTTTGATAGGCTTGATTGCTTGTCTCTTCCGGGTATTCAGAAACCGACGATGGGATTTGGTGTTAATGGCATCTTTGTTTCCTCTCGGATTCCTGCTGGTGATATGGGCCGCCGAATTCAGACTATTCAATTTTGATATCGTGGCTTATACAGGGATTCCCCTTGCCGTACTTATTATCATCTCCATATCGGGATTGTTCTCATTAGCGGAACAAATAAAGAACAAATCAAATTTCGGAAAATTCATACCTGCCGTTTTTGTCATCCTCGCGTTTTTCCAGCTCTATGAAAATTTATACGCTTCCGATTTGTCCGCAGCCAGAGGTTCCGATATTTTGGCCGAATCTATCCTCGATCGGGCACCTCGGAAATCGCTTTTGATTGTCAATGAAGATAATGTCGTTCTACCTCTGTGGAATCATTGCTACGCCCAGAATAAAAGAAGCGATATCGCGGTAATATCGGCGGGAGCCCTGTATCGGCCGGATTATCGAGGACAATTAGAAATCAATTATCCCGATCTTTTGCTGCCGGAAGTAATCGACCAAAACAAGATAATTTCGCTGCCTGAATATATCTCATATTTATGCGATTTGAATTTTCCTCTACGGCCAATCTACATTCAATACGGAGTGCCCGGAATAAATCCGGAACATATTCATCCCGATGGATTTCTATTTTGCCTCAGCGAGGAAAAACAAGAAATAAATTCCGATAAAATAGAAGAGCAAAAAACAATTCTGGAGAATATAGCTGGCAACGCAGCCGATTTATTGACCAGGGAATTTGTTGCTCGCAATGCCTTTAATCTGGGTACTTTTTATGACCGGCGCCGCCTCCCGAATTATGCCCTGGAATATTTTGAATATGCTATCCGGACCGACGATGAAAATCCGGAATATTTTTTGAGACTCGGAATAGCCATGCTGAATTCCGGCCGGACCGCCGATGCCGTTTTACTGCTGGAACAGGCGACTAAAATCGGAGAGGGATGTCCCGAAGCCGAACAATTACTTAATAAATTATCCGGAAGGAAATTAAGTTTGAAATGA
- a CDS encoding prepilin-type N-terminal cleavage/methylation domain-containing protein produces MFSIFRRNQKGFTLIELMIVVVIVGILAALAVPRFMRVSTKSKQVEAKQMLKQLYSMERQYRLDHTSYWGAGVTGSAVAPTAFEGIMVEIMPSAIYTYTINTADDTDLLVTATCGILDDDDDVDTWTIDEGGNLICVSNDADF; encoded by the coding sequence ATGTTTTCCATATTCCGTCGGAATCAAAAGGGGTTTACGCTAATTGAACTGATGATTGTTGTTGTTATTGTCGGCATATTGGCCGCCCTGGCTGTACCTCGATTCATGAGAGTCTCGACTAAATCCAAACAGGTCGAAGCCAAGCAGATGCTGAAACAATTATACAGTATGGAACGCCAGTATCGTCTTGATCATACCTCTTATTGGGGAGCGGGAGTGACCGGCTCCGCCGTGGCACCGACTGCTTTCGAGGGTATTATGGTTGAAATCATGCCCAGCGCGATTTATACCTATACCATCAACACCGCCGATGATACCGACTTGTTAGTTACCGCCACCTGCGGTATTCTTGACGACGACGACGACGTCGATACGTGGACTATAGATGAAGGCGGGAATCTTATTTGCGTCAGTAATGACGCCGATTTTTAA
- a CDS encoding glycosyltransferase: MNKDHIEISIVVPMYNEADNLPGNIEMIRTALKITNMPFEIIAVDDGSKDNTMGKLQAMARQDDTLRPVGYPDNSGRGRALRTGIAHARGKYILTCDADLSYDEAYLPAMYQILSLPEAPDMVIGSPYMEGGSTKNVPSRRLFISRMANLFLSRIMPGNLRTVTGILRGYKASAIQSLDLESDGKEIHLEILSKSIAAGFRHIEFPAELTGRAKGKSKFRFKATALSHILFSVFEKPSILFGVVGSLLILAGLGMGSYIIYLWQNAQLNPNRPLMTLMIIVLLAGMQVLLFGFLGSLLVSLRREIFRMQRRQGEIIQSIKKIENKDEPQIEKEDEKQRVSVD; the protein is encoded by the coding sequence ATGAATAAAGATCATATCGAAATATCTATCGTCGTCCCGATGTATAACGAAGCCGACAATTTGCCGGGCAACATCGAAATGATTCGAACCGCTCTGAAAATTACCAATATGCCGTTTGAAATTATCGCGGTTGACGATGGTTCAAAAGATAATACTATGGGAAAATTGCAGGCTATGGCTCGGCAGGATGATACCCTGCGTCCGGTTGGTTATCCCGATAATTCGGGGCGGGGGAGAGCCCTGCGTACCGGAATCGCTCATGCCCGAGGAAAATATATCCTCACCTGTGACGCCGATCTTTCCTACGATGAGGCTTATTTGCCGGCTATGTATCAAATCCTGAGTCTGCCGGAAGCGCCCGATATGGTAATCGGGTCTCCCTATATGGAAGGCGGCTCGACAAAAAACGTACCCTCCAGGAGACTTTTTATCAGCCGGATGGCTAATTTGTTTTTATCGCGCATCATGCCGGGCAATCTCCGAACCGTGACGGGAATATTAAGAGGGTATAAAGCCTCGGCGATTCAATCGTTGGATTTGGAATCGGACGGCAAAGAAATTCATCTCGAAATATTATCCAAAAGCATCGCGGCCGGTTTCCGCCATATTGAATTCCCCGCCGAATTAACCGGACGGGCAAAAGGCAAATCAAAATTCCGATTTAAGGCTACGGCATTGTCGCATATTCTCTTTTCAGTTTTTGAAAAGCCTTCGATACTCTTTGGCGTAGTAGGATCGCTTTTGATATTGGCCGGTCTGGGGATGGGAAGCTACATAATCTATCTGTGGCAGAACGCTCAGCTAAATCCCAATCGCCCCTTGATGACATTGATGATAATTGTTCTTTTGGCCGGGATGCAGGTTTTACTATTCGGCTTTTTGGGCTCGCTGCTGGTCAGTTTGCGCCGCGAAATTTTTCGCATGCAGCGACGACAGGGTGAGATAATTCAATCAATCAAAAAGATTGAAAATAAGGATGAACCGCAAATTGAAAAAGAAGATGAAAAACAAAGAGTGAGCGTTGATTAA
- a CDS encoding FG-GAP-like repeat-containing protein yields the protein MHSITQNLYYLNNGDASFSKITDDIVSTDLGASYTSILIDYDNDGNLDIFVADQGTMPPSGPCYDQLYHGEGDGSFTKVVSGEIVDDSVHSHGIACADFDNDGDQDLMVLKYNAENVMFENNGGEFTAITGANFLSDVFASGISWGDCDNDGDLDLFVACYQGYNNALYLNNGDGTFLEITGENIVNDGAWSSGSCWGDFDNDGDLDLYVTNYRTGYASPNYLYLNDGQANFTLIEEPNYVNIPGQSGMVASADYDHDGYLDLYHINWSEGEPNVLYRNNGWNNNWLNVKCIGTSSNGSAIGAKIIAYAQINGSSVQQLREITSLTGNGSQNNLNAHFGLGDATIVDTVKVIWPSGVVNVLNDVAINQFIEILEVCGDANDDLGVNVGDAVYIINHVFKGGPAPEPLIAGDANCDGECNVGDAVYLINHVFKGDPGPCSECN from the coding sequence ATGCATTCCATCACACAAAATTTATATTATTTAAATAACGGTGACGCCAGTTTTTCAAAAATCACCGATGATATCGTTTCCACCGATTTAGGAGCCTCATACACATCGATCTTGATCGATTATGACAATGACGGCAATTTGGATATTTTTGTGGCCGATCAAGGCACCATGCCACCCTCCGGACCATGCTATGACCAGCTATATCATGGCGAGGGAGACGGGAGTTTTACGAAAGTTGTTTCCGGAGAGATAGTTGATGACTCGGTGCATTCCCATGGAATTGCCTGCGCTGATTTCGATAATGATGGGGATCAGGATTTGATGGTTCTCAAGTATAATGCCGAAAATGTAATGTTTGAAAATAACGGCGGTGAATTTACGGCAATTACCGGAGCCAATTTCCTCAGCGATGTCTTTGCGTCCGGTATTAGCTGGGGCGACTGCGATAATGACGGCGATTTGGATTTATTCGTAGCCTGTTATCAGGGATATAATAACGCGCTTTATCTAAACAATGGCGACGGCACATTTTTAGAAATTACCGGCGAAAATATTGTTAATGACGGCGCCTGGTCTTCGGGCAGTTGCTGGGGGGATTTTGATAATGACGGCGATCTTGACTTATACGTCACGAATTATCGGACCGGCTATGCTTCGCCAAATTATCTATATTTAAATGATGGACAAGCCAATTTTACATTAATCGAAGAACCAAACTATGTAAACATTCCGGGGCAGTCAGGAATGGTGGCCTCAGCCGATTACGACCATGACGGCTATCTTGATCTTTATCATATCAATTGGTCTGAGGGAGAACCGAATGTATTGTATCGCAATAACGGCTGGAATAATAATTGGTTAAACGTTAAATGCATAGGTACTTCTTCAAATGGGTCAGCTATCGGAGCAAAGATAATAGCCTACGCGCAAATAAACGGATCCAGCGTTCAGCAATTAAGAGAAATAACCTCGCTTACCGGCAATGGATCGCAGAACAACCTTAACGCTCATTTTGGATTGGGCGACGCTACTATTGTTGATACCGTCAAGGTTATATGGCCGAGCGGAGTCGTCAATGTTTTAAACGACGTTGCCATAAATCAGTTTATAGAGATACTTGAAGTATGCGGTGACGCCAATGACGATCTGGGAGTAAACGTGGGTGACGCGGTCTATATCATTAACCACGTTTTCAAAGGCGGCCCAGCCCCTGAGCCGCTAATAGCTGGAGATGCCAATTGCGACGGCGAGTGCAATGTTGGCGATGCAGTATATTTAATAAATCATGTCTTCAAAGGCGACCCGGGACCGTGTTCCGAATGCAATTAA
- a CDS encoding sigma-54 dependent transcriptional regulator, which translates to MANRIFVVDDEESMCNFMAIMLQKEGYEVETSTNGNDAVKRICDNDYDLVITDMMMPEMSGLELLNQVKDKKEHQDFIVMTAFASVESAIEAMKLGACDYITKPFKIDEIKLAIEKVVSHNIIVGENISLRKQLAQTQGLDSIVGISEPIIRLKELIKQVARADSTVLIRGESGTGKDLVARGLHLISDRSDGRFVSINCAAIPETLLESELFGHGKGAFTGAVKAKEGQFKVADGGTFFLDEIGDTSPSIQAKLLRVLEEKKITPIGETTPISVDVRLITATNANLEQEVKEGRFRADLYYRLNVIPIHIPPLRERADDIPLLIDFFVNKFCRRHGLEKKEIQPEVYSLLSAYFWPGNVRELENTIERAVLLSKDNILAPASFPDNVVTGKQDSLVGPADQKTPPLEFIEKAYIHWVLDQSDGNKSKAAKVLGIDASTLYRKLEKYKTGGIKEKAK; encoded by the coding sequence ATGGCTAATAGAATTTTCGTTGTCGATGATGAAGAATCCATGTGCAACTTCATGGCTATCATGCTCCAGAAGGAGGGGTATGAGGTCGAGACCAGCACTAATGGAAATGATGCCGTAAAACGGATTTGCGACAATGATTATGATCTCGTCATCACTGATATGATGATGCCGGAAATGTCCGGGCTGGAACTTCTCAATCAGGTTAAAGATAAAAAAGAGCATCAGGATTTTATCGTCATGACCGCCTTCGCCTCGGTGGAATCGGCGATTGAGGCGATGAAGCTGGGGGCCTGTGACTACATCACCAAACCATTTAAGATAGACGAAATCAAACTGGCCATTGAAAAGGTCGTTTCTCATAATATAATAGTCGGCGAGAATATTAGCCTGCGCAAGCAGTTGGCTCAAACTCAGGGTTTGGATAGTATAGTAGGAATTTCCGAGCCAATTATCCGGCTGAAGGAATTGATCAAACAGGTTGCCCGGGCCGATTCCACGGTTCTAATTCGGGGCGAATCCGGAACCGGAAAGGATTTAGTCGCCCGAGGTCTGCATTTAATATCCGACCGAAGCGACGGACGCTTTGTTAGTATCAATTGCGCCGCTATTCCGGAAACTCTATTGGAATCCGAATTATTCGGTCATGGCAAAGGAGCTTTTACCGGAGCTGTTAAGGCCAAGGAAGGTCAGTTCAAAGTCGCCGACGGCGGGACATTTTTCCTCGATGAAATAGGCGATACTTCGCCTTCAATACAGGCCAAACTTCTTCGGGTTCTTGAAGAAAAGAAGATAACGCCGATTGGAGAGACGACTCCTATATCGGTTGATGTTCGTCTTATCACGGCCACCAACGCCAATTTGGAACAAGAAGTCAAGGAAGGCCGCTTCCGGGCCGATTTGTACTATCGCCTAAACGTAATTCCGATTCATATACCGCCTCTTCGCGAAAGAGCTGACGACATTCCGCTTCTAATTGACTTTTTTGTCAATAAATTCTGCCGCCGCCACGGTTTGGAGAAGAAAGAAATTCAGCCTGAAGTATATAGCCTTCTTTCGGCTTATTTCTGGCCCGGTAATGTCCGTGAACTTGAGAATACTATTGAGAGAGCGGTATTGCTTTCCAAAGATAATATACTGGCGCCTGCATCATTCCCCGACAATGTTGTGACCGGCAAGCAGGATTCTTTAGTCGGCCCGGCTGACCAGAAAACACCTCCTCTTGAATTTATAGAAAAAGCCTATATCCACTGGGTCCTGGATCAATCCGACGGCAATAAATCAAAAGCGGCCAAGGTATTGGGAATAGACGCTTCGACTTTGTATAGAAAACTGGAAAAATATAAAACCGGAGGGATAAAGGAAAAGGCTAAATAA
- a CDS encoding DUF5668 domain-containing protein has translation MMFFGIVLVILGVLLLLKEVGIIHWTFWGYFWPILIIALGARMIMGGKKNTSID, from the coding sequence ATGATGTTTTTTGGAATAGTTCTGGTTATCCTGGGAGTTCTATTACTGTTAAAGGAAGTCGGCATAATCCACTGGACATTTTGGGGATATTTCTGGCCGATTCTGATTATCGCCCTCGGAGCCCGCATGATTATGGGCGGTAAAAAAAACACATCAATTGATTAA
- a CDS encoding GAF domain-containing protein produces MMENSLLAEIRKIAENTGEKSDFLMKAAQTIQNNYPQYNWIGFYFLKEEKLHVGPYVGKPTPHTIIDLNSGVCGAAVSQQETIVVDDVNADPRYLACSLETKSEIVIPIRCNGEIIGELDIDSNKKAAFTEDDKMILEEAAELIGDILSKY; encoded by the coding sequence ATGATGGAAAATTCTTTACTTGCTGAAATCAGAAAGATCGCCGAAAATACCGGTGAAAAATCTGATTTCCTGATGAAAGCGGCCCAGACAATTCAAAACAATTATCCTCAATATAACTGGATCGGATTCTATTTCTTAAAAGAAGAAAAGTTACATGTCGGGCCGTATGTCGGCAAGCCGACACCCCATACTATAATTGATCTTAATAGCGGAGTCTGCGGGGCGGCTGTCAGCCAACAGGAGACTATTGTTGTAGATGACGTCAATGCCGATCCGAGATACCTGGCCTGTTCTCTTGAGACGAAATCCGAAATTGTGATACCCATAAGATGCAATGGCGAGATAATCGGTGAATTGGATATAGACTCGAATAAAAAAGCGGCCTTTACCGAAGATGATAAAATGATTTTAGAAGAGGCTGCGGAATTAATCGGCGATATATTGAGTAAGTACTAA